The sequence below is a genomic window from Spiroplasma gladiatoris.
ATTGCAATTAAAAAAAGAGCAAATAAAATTTGTTTAATAATATTTTTAGTGATAACTTGCATAATATTATTTGCAATTATTATTCCTTGATTAATTATTAGAAAGAAAAAAGGATTAAGTTTTAACCCATGACAAAGAGTCAAAAATTAATAGATAGAAAAATTAATAGTTTATATGTTCACATTCCGTTTTGTGAACATATTTGTTTTTATTGTGATTTTGCAAAAGTTATAAAACCTAAAGATAAAAAAAATATTGAAACTTATTTAAATAATCTTGAAGTTGAGTTGAATTCTTATAATGATAAATTAAATGATCTTGAAACAATTTATATTGGAGGAGGTACTCCAAGTTGCTTGGACCCAATTGATACAAAAAGAATGCTTGAAATATTAAAAAAATATTCTAAAAACACAAATGAATTTGAATATTGTATCGAATTAAACCCTGAATCAATCAACGAGCAAAATTTAATATTATATAAAGAATACAATATTAATCGTTTAAGTATTGGAATACAAACTTTTGATAATGATTTATTAAAAAAAATTGGTAGAATTCATGACAATTCAATTGCAATCGAAAAATATAAATTAGCTCGTTTTTTTGGTTTTGAAAATATTAGTATTGATTTAATGTACAATCTTTTTAATCAAAAAATAGAACACATTAAAACTGACATTGATTTTATTAAGGAACTAAAACCAGACCATATTTCATGATATTCATTAATTATTAAAGATGAATCAATTTGAGGTAAAAAGAATTTTAAAAAACCTTTAAATGATGAATATTTTGATGAGCACATTAATAAAAATTTAAGCAGTTTAGGTTATCAAAGATATGAAATATCTAATTATTGTTTAAATCAAAAATTCTCAAAACATAATTTAAATTACTGAAATAATTCTTTATTTGTAGGAGTTGGTTTTGGAGCTTCTGGTTTTGAACAAATTGAAGGTAAATATTACTTAACAAACAATAAAGGAAATGTTTTAAATTATAAAAAACAATTTGAACTAGTTTCAACTCAAGATTATTACTTTCAAATTTTTATGATGGGATTAAGATTAGTTGAAGGAATCGATATAACATTAGAAAAAAATATATTAGCTTACCAATATTTTGAAGAAAAACTAAACAATATCATCAATAAAGGTTGACTTGTTAAAGAAGCAAATTTTATAAAATGTACTAAAAAAGGTTATGATATTTTAAACGAGATTTTAGTTGAACTTTTATAAAATACAAAAAATTAGTAATTTTTTGTATTTTTTTTTCGATTATATTATTAGGAAGGAAAAATAAGTATGATAAATGAATTGCAACATAAAAATATAAAGGATATTAGTAGTTCTTTTTATTTTACAAAATTAAATTTAGTTTATAAAAATGAAGAAAATTTAGCTTTTTTTGTAAACTCTAATTTAATTAAAAATAAAATTACAAATAAATACTTTAGATTATTAAATTACTCAATATTATCAAATGATTTTGATTTGATAAACAATCATATTAAAAATGAGTTTCCTAACTCTAAAATAAAGCATTTACTTAAACTAATTGCTAAAACTAATAATGTTTTATTTGAAAATAAATTCAAAAATCAAGTTGATTATGAAAGTATGTTCAAACTTAATATTTATTGTCAATTGTTTTTAATTTATATTAGATATAATCCAAATATTTGGTTGAGTTTAGATCAAGAATATGTTAAACAAGTTAGTAAAACTAACCAACTTGATTGAAGCATTATAAATTATATTATTAATTATCATGTTTTAAAAGATTGTCGTTTTGATCTTACTTATGATCAAAAGTATCTGGTTAACACTTTGATGTCATTATCTTTAGAAGATTTAGATTCAAGGAATAAAATGAAAAAAATTTTAGAAGTACCAATCCTAGCTACAAAAATATTTATGATCCAAAGAGAAGCGATTAAAAAAGGCAAATCATTGCGCGAAAATAAGAAAAAATATAAACATTTATTATTTTCAACAGCAATGCAGTTAATTATTCATTTTATTAATAATAATATAGATGATATTAACTTTGCCTCAAAACACTAATTATTCTATTATTCCTTGAAAACAAAGTTTAACTTTGTTTTTTATTTTAATTTTTTAGCACTTAAGTATTGACATTGCTAAAAACAAATGTATTATATTATTGATTAGCAATAGATAGTAAAGAGTGCTAATCAGGAGGTATATATGGATTTTCAACAAAAACCAGATCCTTTAAATGATCCAGAAATTTTAAAAAAATATACTAGGGATTTATCAAAGGATGCTAAAGAAGGGAAAATTGACCCAATCATTGGTAGAGATGATGAAATAATGAGAGTAATTAGAATTTTAAGTAGAAAAACTAAAAACAACCCTGTATTAGTTGGTGAACCTGGAGTTGGTAAAACAGCAATTGCAGAAGGATTAGCGCAAAGAATTAATAAAGGTGATGTTCCAAGTATTTTAAAAAATAAAAGAATATTAGAACTTGACATGGGAAGTGTTATGGCAGGTGCTAGTTTCTTAGGAGATTATGAAGCAAGAATAAAAGGTATAGTAAATGCGATACAAAAAGAAAATGGAGAAATTATATTATTTATTGACGAACTTCATTTAATAGTTGGAGCTGGAAAAACTGGTAACGGGGGAGGAATGGATGTTTCAAACTTATTAAAACCAGCATTAGCTAGAGGCGGATTAAAAGCGATTGGTGCAACTACCTTAAAAGAATATCGTGAATACATTGAAAAAGATGCTGCACTAGAAAGAAGGTTTCAAAAAGTTATGGTTTCTGAACCTTCCGTAGAAGAAACTGTATCTATTTTAAGAGGGTTGAAAGAAAAATTTGAAACATATCATGGAGTAAGAATTCATGATAACGCATTAGTAGCGGCAGCTCAATTAAGCGATCGCTATATTGCAGATCGTTTTTTACCAGATAAAGCAATTGACTTAGTGGATGAAGCTAGTGCAACAATTAAAACAGAACTTGCATCAGTCCCAACAGAGTTATATCAAATTGATAGAAAAGTTATGCAATTAGAAATTGAAAGAGCTGCTTTAAGTAAAGAAACAGACGAAAAATCAAAAGAACGTCTTGCTATTAATGAAAAAGAACTACTTAATTACAAAACAAAACAACAAAATTTAACAGAAAAATGAGAAACTGAAAAAAAAGCTCATGAAAAAATAAATCAATTGCGTTCGACAATGGATCAGTTGAAAACAGAATTAGATCAAGCTCAAGCAGAAGGTAAGTTCGAAAGAGCCGGAGAAATTCAGTATTCATTACTACCAGCAATTGATAAACAATTGAAAAAAGCAGAAAAAGATGATGAAAATCAGTTAATGTCTGAAGAAGTATCAGAAAAAGAAATTGCAACAATTATTGGTAGATGAACTGGAATACCAATTGAAAACTTAATGGAATCTGAAAAACAAAGACTATTAGGGTTGGAAACATCATTAAGAAAAATGGTAAAAGGACAACCTGAAGCAATAAAAGTTGTTAGTGAAGCAATTTTAAGAAGTAGAAGTGGAATTAAGAACCCAGAAAAACCAATTGGTAGTTTCTTGTTTTTAGGACCAACTGGAGTTGGAAAAACAGAAGTAGCAAGAAGTTTAGCTAAACAACTATTTAGTAGTGATAAAAAAATGGTCAGATTAGATATGAGTGAATATATGGAAAAACACTCAGTGTCTAAATTAATAGGCTCTCCACCAGGCTATGTTGGATACGAAGAAGGAGGTAGACTTACAGAGGCTGTAAGAAGAAATCCTTACTCAATTGTTTTATTCGATGAAGTTGAAAAAGCCCACCCTGATGTGTTCAATGTATTATTACAAATTTTAGATGATGGAAGAATTACTGATTCGCTTGGAAAAACAATTGATTTTAAAAATACAATTATAATAATGACTTCTAATATTGGTTCAGATTATTTAATGACTACAAATCCTGAGTTAATAGAAGACAAACAAATTGAAGATATGTTAAAAAAATTCTTTAGACCTGAATTTTTAAATAGAATCGATAATATTGTAAGATTTAATCCATTATCAAAAGAAGTTATTCGAGAAATAATTGAAAAAACTTTAGTAGAACTTAAGGCAAGAATTTTAGATAATGGTGATTATATAATTAACTTTTCAGAAGCAAGTGTAGAAAAAATTTTAAAAGAAGGTTATGATAGAGAGTTTGGTGCAAGACCAATTAAGCGTTACATTGAAAAAAATCTTGAAACTCTAATTGCAAAAGCAATTGTTTCAAGTGAAATTGAACCAAAAAGAAATTATGTTGTTGATGTTAAAAATGATCATTTTACAATATCAAGTGCAAATAAATTAAATTAGCACTTGACTACTCTAAGTGCTATTGGTACACTAAAAAAGGATTGTTAAGGAGGAATTTTTATGTTAAGTAATAGACAAGAAATTATTCTTAGATTGATTATTGAAGAATATATAAAAACAGCTTCTCCTGTAGGTTCAAAAAGAATACAAGAAGTTATGTCTGTTGACATATCCTCTGCAACAATTAGAAACGAGTCTGCTTTTTTAGAAGAACAAGGTTTTTTAGAAAAAGCACACACTTCTTCAGGAAGAGTACCATCAACAAAAGGTTATCGATATTATGTTGATAATTTGATGAAAAAAAATGACATTGAAGATGTTAAGTTACAAATTGAAGAAATATTTCAAAAACGTGGTGTAACAATAGATCAAGTTTTAGATCAAACATCAAAAATTTTAAGTGAATTGACTAAACTGGCAACAGTTGTTTCAACAAGTGAAGATATTGAAGAAACTCGACTTAAAAGAGTTGAACTAGTAATGCTTTCAAAGCAAAGTGCTGTTGTATTATTTATCCTGTCAAATGGAAGTATAGAAAACAAAACTATTAATTTGGAAGCAATATCATTAGAAGAACTAAAAATATCAATCGACTTATTTAATGATAGGTTGACTGACTCAAAAATTCAAGAAATTGAGTTTAAAGCAAAAGCTATACTTCCTATTTTAAAAGAGCAAGTTAAAAAATATGAGTTTGTTCTACACACATTTGTAAGTGCTTTATTACACACTGGAAATACATCACAACTTAAAACTAGTGGAATGAAATACTTATTAGAAAATCCAGAATTTAATGATCCTAATAAGATTAAAAGTATTATTGAATTTATTGAAGGAGCTTCTCCGTTTGTGTGATTTCAAACTCATCTAAAGAATCATTCTAAACCAGCTGTTGCCATTGGCTTTGAAACTGGAATTGGTAATGATGATATTGCTGTTGTTGGAACAAATTTTCCAACACAAAACGGTGGAAAAGGAACTTTAGCATTAGTGGGACCAAAAAGAATACAATACGATAAAGTTTCTGACCTATTAGAATGAATCGGTCATAAAATCGAAGAAAAGTTCAACCAAGGAGAGGAGTAAAAAATGAAAAACGAAGAATATAAAAAAGTTTTTGATCTAATTGAATCTTTGAAAAAACAACTAAACAATGGAAATAATAATGAAGATGAAAATGATCAAAATAAAACTAAAGATAAAAAGCAAAAAACACAAAATGATAGTGAAGAAAAACAATTAACAGATATTGAACTATTAGAATTAGAATTTGTTAACTTAGTAGAAAAAAATGAAGAACTTCAAGAAGCTAAACTTATGGCTATAGCAGATAACCAAAATACTGTTAGAAGATATCAAAATGAATCTGCTGCTGTTAAAAAATATGGTGGAGAAAAACTAGCATCAGAATTATTACCAGCGATTGATATGTTTAGATCGGTTTTAAAAACTAGCCCAGATAATCCTGAAGTAAAAAATTATTTAATGGGATTTGAAATGATTATGAATCAAATTGACCATGCTTTAACAAATGCAGGATTAAATATGATAGTAACAAAAATTGGAGACGATTTAGATCCAAGCTTGCATAATGCAATTGACCAAATTGAAGCAGAAAATGTTAAGACAGGACAAATTGCTATGATAGTTTCAAATGGATATAAGCTACATGATAGAGTTATCAAACATGCAGTTGTAAAAGTTGCAAAATAAAAAATATTTATATAATTAAAGGTAAATGAAAATGAATAAAGATAAAGAGAAACTTAAAGATTTAATTAAGGAAATTAAATCAGCTGCAAGAGATTGCAAAATGAACTGTAAAAATGCTTCAATTGAATGCGAAGGTAAAAAAGCAATACATTATATAATAGGAAATTATCACTTTTGTGATGATTTAATAAATAAATGTGATTGTAAATATCATAAAAAAGTTTATAAATTAAAAGAAGAATTATCAAAAGAGGTAAAAAAATATACTAGCATTAATATTGAAGAAGCTTTTAAAGATTTCAATTTTAAAAGAAAAAATAAAAATAAAGATTCTTTTAAATACAAACCAAAAGATAAAACAAGTGTTTATAAAGAACATTTAATTAAATTAATTAATAAAGTAAGTGGTAAATGTGAAAACTTTTTAGAAGAATTTAAAGATTTTAATGAATTGTTTGACGATTTTAAAGAAGAATCTTTAAATCAAATTAGACAATTACAACCACTACAAAAATTAATTAAAAACTTTGAAAAAATTTCAACAAAGTTTGATGTAATTGAAGAATATTTTGATGCTATTGAAGATATTGTTGAAGATGTTGAAGATCTGTTGGATGAAGATTATGAAGTTCATTATGAAAATGATAACACAGACACAGATGACATAGAAGACACAGACGATACAGATACAATAAGAATATATTAAGAATTATTTGATTTAAAAAAAGGAAGAAGGTTTAAATTATGGCTAAAGAAAAAATTATAGGAATAGATTTAGGAACTACTAACTCAGT
It includes:
- a CDS encoding ATP-dependent Clp protease ATP-binding subunit, which encodes MDFQQKPDPLNDPEILKKYTRDLSKDAKEGKIDPIIGRDDEIMRVIRILSRKTKNNPVLVGEPGVGKTAIAEGLAQRINKGDVPSILKNKRILELDMGSVMAGASFLGDYEARIKGIVNAIQKENGEIILFIDELHLIVGAGKTGNGGGMDVSNLLKPALARGGLKAIGATTLKEYREYIEKDAALERRFQKVMVSEPSVEETVSILRGLKEKFETYHGVRIHDNALVAAAQLSDRYIADRFLPDKAIDLVDEASATIKTELASVPTELYQIDRKVMQLEIERAALSKETDEKSKERLAINEKELLNYKTKQQNLTEKWETEKKAHEKINQLRSTMDQLKTELDQAQAEGKFERAGEIQYSLLPAIDKQLKKAEKDDENQLMSEEVSEKEIATIIGRWTGIPIENLMESEKQRLLGLETSLRKMVKGQPEAIKVVSEAILRSRSGIKNPEKPIGSFLFLGPTGVGKTEVARSLAKQLFSSDKKMVRLDMSEYMEKHSVSKLIGSPPGYVGYEEGGRLTEAVRRNPYSIVLFDEVEKAHPDVFNVLLQILDDGRITDSLGKTIDFKNTIIIMTSNIGSDYLMTTNPELIEDKQIEDMLKKFFRPEFLNRIDNIVRFNPLSKEVIREIIEKTLVELKARILDNGDYIINFSEASVEKILKEGYDREFGARPIKRYIEKNLETLIAKAIVSSEIEPKRNYVVDVKNDHFTISSANKLN
- a CDS encoding nucleotide exchange factor GrpE, yielding MKNEEYKKVFDLIESLKKQLNNGNNNEDENDQNKTKDKKQKTQNDSEEKQLTDIELLELEFVNLVEKNEELQEAKLMAIADNQNTVRRYQNESAAVKKYGGEKLASELLPAIDMFRSVLKTSPDNPEVKNYLMGFEMIMNQIDHALTNAGLNMIVTKIGDDLDPSLHNAIDQIEAENVKTGQIAMIVSNGYKLHDRVIKHAVVKVAK
- the hemW gene encoding radical SAM family heme chaperone HemW, translating into MTKSQKLIDRKINSLYVHIPFCEHICFYCDFAKVIKPKDKKNIETYLNNLEVELNSYNDKLNDLETIYIGGGTPSCLDPIDTKRMLEILKKYSKNTNEFEYCIELNPESINEQNLILYKEYNINRLSIGIQTFDNDLLKKIGRIHDNSIAIEKYKLARFFGFENISIDLMYNLFNQKIEHIKTDIDFIKELKPDHISWYSLIIKDESIWGKKNFKKPLNDEYFDEHINKNLSSLGYQRYEISNYCLNQKFSKHNLNYWNNSLFVGVGFGASGFEQIEGKYYLTNNKGNVLNYKKQFELVSTQDYYFQIFMMGLRLVEGIDITLEKNILAYQYFEEKLNNIINKGWLVKEANFIKCTKKGYDILNEILVELL
- the hrcA gene encoding heat-inducible transcriptional repressor HrcA codes for the protein MLSNRQEIILRLIIEEYIKTASPVGSKRIQEVMSVDISSATIRNESAFLEEQGFLEKAHTSSGRVPSTKGYRYYVDNLMKKNDIEDVKLQIEEIFQKRGVTIDQVLDQTSKILSELTKLATVVSTSEDIEETRLKRVELVMLSKQSAVVLFILSNGSIENKTINLEAISLEELKISIDLFNDRLTDSKIQEIEFKAKAILPILKEQVKKYEFVLHTFVSALLHTGNTSQLKTSGMKYLLENPEFNDPNKIKSIIEFIEGASPFVWFQTHLKNHSKPAVAIGFETGIGNDDIAVVGTNFPTQNGGKGTLALVGPKRIQYDKVSDLLEWIGHKIEEKFNQGEE